A region from the Lolium perenne isolate Kyuss_39 chromosome 4, Kyuss_2.0, whole genome shotgun sequence genome encodes:
- the LOC127323636 gene encoding importin subunit beta-1, with amino-acid sequence MSLTKILRDAQDLDDSIRYAAEGDLSELQQLDFPNFLLSLSAELASNESPPECRRLAGIILKNSVEAKYSEDNIKQWINLDPLIKSQIKESLLATLGSLVPDAWHASSQVIAKLAYIDIPSRDWQDLIGRLLSNMAHQGASPPLQQATLEALEYMFEEFLGLEQDKIDDVLDAVIRAMNQAEQSSQVRLAAVKALQNVVMFANFANDDCRNCIMTAICDADKSDGAVIKHAAFGCLIAIASKYYRMLEPYTETILSLTTEALKGGVESGALQCIKFWITICEKVIEFRKQNKHDAHAISTVDCSFIEKPLSLLVPVLLKTLLKKERDDDAQAIFISAMTCLDLVAITIGDAIVPIAMQFVEVNIKASDWQSRWAATFAIAGILQGPSIEKLSPVVRLLLDRMEDRNVEVRGTAVCTLRRLFDLLHSPACANRIFTYENLPRIVAVLGLRSKDVPEVSEEACRAIYFLAKGYESISSELVHSSELSPFLSDVFEVLCSTSALAKETPFRLPPSASAYEALCEVVRVSNIQDYKASASIGVLMPRIMRRLNAVLGAKANSSGDKRNKYDLLVLLCGLLHVLIQKLGNTFPAWRTPYVLLLFCRVLTFDSSAARDKAALAIGALAHVVGPNFVDHMPILLQHFNVKLLFPIYLQVIGDIFLVLGDEILPHCDYIMDVLYRGLSKPMLKPAILECFGEIALAIGKNFEKYLQAVMRRLKDAADPEYYDDVLEEDEVDYSNQLRQGIMGYKGPEIWVESSGGSNRFQ; translated from the coding sequence ATGAGCCTCACTAAGATTCTGCGAGATGCTCAGGACCTGGATGACAGTATACGGTACGCAGCAGAAGGCGACCTCAGTGAGCTCCAGCAGCTTGATTTTCCCAACTTCCTCCTATCCTTATCAGCAGAGCTCGCGAGCAATGAAAGCCCGCCCGAATGTAGAAGGCTTGCTGGCATTATCCTTAAGAATTCAGTGGAAGCAAAGTATTCTGAAGATAATATCAAACAATGGATCAACCTGGATCCACTTATCAAATCGCAGATTAAGGAGTCATTGCTGGCAACTCTAGGGTCTTTGGTGCCTGATGCTTGGCACGCCTCATCACAGGTTATCGCGAAGCTTGCATATATTGATATACCCAGCCGGGATTGGCAAGATCTCATTGGAAGATTGCTGAGCAACATGGCACATCAGGGTGCATCTCCTCCACTACAGCAAGCAACTCTAGAGGCGCTTGAGTATATGTTTGAGGAGTTCTTGGGGTTGGAGCAGGATAAAATTGATGATGTTCTGGATGCCGTCATCCGGGCAATGAACCAGGCAGAGCAAAGTTCTCAAGTCCGTCTTGCAGCGGTTAAAGCTCTACAGAATGTTGTTATGTTTGCTAACTTCGCAAATGATGATTGCAGAAATTGTATAATGACTGCAATATGTGATGCAGATAAATCCGATGGAGCGGTGATCAAACATGCAGCATTCGGCTGCCTTATTGCAATTGCATCCAAATATTATAGAATGTTAGAACCTTACACGGAAACCATACTCAGTCTTACAACTGAAGCTTTGAAAGGAGGTGTGGAATCAGGGGCACTCCAATGTATCAAGTTCTGGATCACTATTTGTGAAAAAGTGATTGAATTCCGAAAACAAAACAAGCATGATGCTCATGCTATCTCAACTGTAGATTGTAGCTTTATTGAGAAGCCCCTCTCTTTACTTGTTCCAGTTCTGCTAAAAACTCTGTTAAAGAAAGAGAGAGATGATGATGCACAGGCAATCTTCATCAGTGCTATGAcatgcctagacctcgtcgctaTAACTATTGGGGATGCAATTGTCCCCATTGCAATGCAGTTTGTCGAGGTTAATATCAAAGCATCAGATTGGCAGAGTCGCTGGGCAGCTACATTTGCAATAGCCGGTATCCTTCAAGGTCCCTCTATCGAGAAACTTTCTCCTGTTGTCCGTTTGTTGCTTGACAGGATGGAGGACCGAAATGTAGAGGTAAGAGGCACCGCTGTTTGCACTCTTCGGCGGTTGTTTGATCTTCTGCATTCTCCAGCTTGCGCAAATAGAATTTTCACATATGAAAACCTTCCTCGCATCGTAGCTGTGTTGGGATTGAGAAGTAAAGATGTTCCAGAAGTGTCTGAGGAAGCCTGTAGAGCTATATATTTTCTTGCCAAAGGTTATGAGTCGATCTCATCTGAGCTAGTCCATTCATCTGAGCTTTCACCTTTTCTTAGTGACGTTTTCGAGGTTCTCTGTTCTACTTCAGCACTTGCTAAGGAGACCCCTTTCAGGCTTCCACCATCTGCATCTGCTTATGAAGCGTTGTGTGAGGTTGTGAGAGTAAGCAACATACAAGATTATAAAGCTTCAGCATCTATTGGAGTTTTAATGCCTCGTATCATGAGAAGATTGAACGCGGTGCTTGGTGCCAAAGCAAATTCATCAGGTGACAAAAGGAACAAATACGATCTTCTGGTTTTGCTGTGTGGCTTACTGCATGTTCTAATCCAGAAACTGGGAAACACATTTCCAGCGTGGCGTACTCCATATGTGCTGCTTCTGTTTTGCCGTGTCTTAACCTTTGACAGTTCTGCTGCACGTGATAAAGCAGCGCTTGCCATTGGTGCTCTCGCTCATGTTGTCGGTCCAAATTTTGTGGATCACATGCCGATATTGCTGCAGCATTTTAATGTGAAGCTACTCTTCCCAATTTATTTACAGGTGATTGGTGACATCTTTCTTGTCCTGGGAGATGAAATCCTGCCACACTGTGATTATATAATGGATGTTCTTTACAGAGGTCTCTCAAAGCCGATGCTTAAACCGGCCATTTTGGAATGTTTTGGAGAGATTGCTCTTGCTATCGGCAAgaatttcgagaagtacctgcaGGCTGTTATGAGAAGGCTGAAAGATGCTGCTGACCCGGAATATTATGACGATGTTTTAGAAGAGGATGAGGTTGATTACAGTAACCAGCTTAGACAGGGAATTATGGGGTATAAAGGACCCGAAATATGGGTTGAAAGTAGCGGCGGATCTAATCGATTTCAGTGA
- the LOC127323663 gene encoding uncharacterized protein yields MLDTPADLAREREEETACDRIFREFMAGVTRFEELVDGGRRFLTRLRQELEYFRRPRIPVESDVIGEIVRSNCTDRMKSYLESGCSLHCQSISNLSQLNSCEGELKGCIHKVKALLEELQCLVEGAYDATLTANLRGMHVPDESTADNCREEKGEQPADHLDSDSSLVTLMILIHNMLKLDYTMQEKIAGSLSLKSSSAELDGYCLMWDLRPYAEGDVMNLAWKSCP; encoded by the exons ATGCTGGACACGCCAGCGGATCTTGCCAGGGAACGAGAAGAGGAAACCGCTTGCGACCGTATCTTCAGGGAATTCATGGCCGG GGTGACGCGGTTCGAGGAGCTCGTGGATGGCGGGAGGCGATTCCTGACGAGATTACGGCAAGAGCTAG AGTATTTTCGGAGGCCGCGGATTCCGGTTGAATCGGATGTTATAGGTGAGATAGTTAGATCTAACTGCACCGACAGGATGAAGTCCTATCTCGAATCAGGCTGCAGCCTTCACTGCCAGAGCATCTCCAACTTGAGCCAGT TAAATTCATGCGAGGGAGAGCTCAAAGGTTGTATACACAAAG TGAAGGCACTGCTCGAAGAACTTCAATGCCTAGTGGAAGGTGCTTATGACGCAACACTAACAGCCAATTTACGTGGTATGCATGTTCCAGACGAGAGCACTGCTGATAACTGCAGAGAG GAGAAGGGGGAGCAACCTGCAGATCACCTCGACAGTGATTCATCACTCGTTACATTGATGATCCTCATCCATAACATGCTAAAGCTTGACTACACGATGCAG GAGAAGATTGCTGGGTCACTGTCCCTCAAATCATCTTCCGCGGAGCTTGATGGTTACTGCCTTATGTGGGATCTGAGGCCGTACGCCGAGGGCGACGTGATGAATCTTGCGTGGAAATCATGCCCGTAG
- the LOC127323660 gene encoding vacuolar protein sorting-associated protein 9A isoform X1: MESPSSAVDFYGFLDRMRRPAAAALFRSIKSFLASLSPDEPSAEDDGARVQAFYAAMEAAFREHPLWANATHQEIDHALEGLEKYIMTKLFDRTFAASPEDAAADAEVSERIGLLQRFVRPQHLDIPKVLHNEASWLLAVKELQKINSFKSPREKLLCVMSCCQVINNLLLNVSMSNDRTPSGADEFLPILIYITIKANPPHLHSNLKFVQLFRRETKLVSEVEYYLTNLISAKMFIVNVDGRSLSMEENEFQMHMETAKLGTQICAASLSSLQGSATSTRGLQKQTDTEGSRFPFMDSETESLTPAELKQLHGLYRQVVTRYTSLSKALRKLSIDEDQLLASVDDDP, translated from the exons aTGGAGAGCCCGTCCTCGGCGGTGGACTTCTACGGCTTCCTCGACCGCATgcgccgccccgccgccgccgccctcttccGCTCCATCAAGAG CTtcctcgcctccctctcgcccgacGAGCCCAGCGCCGAGGACGACGGCGCAAGGGTCCAGGCCTTCTACGCGGCGATGGAGGCGGCCTTCAGGGAGCACCCCCTCTGGGCCAACGCCACCCACCAAGAAATCGACCACGCGCTCGAG GGCCTCGAGAAGTACATCATGACCAAGCTCTTCGACCGCACCTTCGCGGCGTCGCCGGAGGACGCGGCCGCCGACGCGGAGGTCTCGGAGAGGATCGGCCTCCTGCAGCGGTTCGTCAGGCCTCAACACTTGGACATACCCAAGGTCCTGCACAACGAGGCCTCGTGGCTG CTTGCAGTTAAAGAGTTACAGAAGATCAATTCCTTCAAATCGCCACGGGAAAAGCTTCTATGTGTTATGAGCTGTTGCCAAGTCATCAACAACTTGCTGCTAAACGTGTCAATGTCAAATGACCGAACACCATCTGGGGCTGATGAGTTTCTTCCCATTCTCATTTATATTACTATAAAG GCCAATCCTCCTCATCTGCACTCAAATCTGAAGTTTGTTCAGCTTTTTAGAAGAGAAACGAAGCTTGTTTCTGAAGTGGAATACTATCTCACAAACCTCATTTCAGCAAAGATGTTTATAGTTAATGTTGATGGCCGCTCGCTATCCATGGAAGAGAATGAGTTTCAGATGCATATGGAAACTGCAAAACTAGGTACTCAAATATGTGCTGCAAGCCTTAGTAGTCTGCAAGGGTCGGCGACATCTACGAGGGGTCTACAAAAGCAAACTGATACAGAAG GTTCCAGATTCCCTTTCATGGACTCGGAAACTGAAAGTTTGACTCCAGCAGAACTCAAGCAGCTGCATGGGCTCTATAGGCAAGTAGTCACCAGATACACATCGCTGTCTAAAGCTTTAAGGAAGTTATCCATAGACGAGGATCAACTCCTTGCATCAGTAGATGACGATCCCTGA
- the LOC127323660 gene encoding vacuolar protein sorting-associated protein 9A isoform X2 has protein sequence MESPSSAVDFYGFLDRMRRPAAAALFRSIKSFLASLSPDEPSAEDDGARVQAFYAAMEAAFREHPLWANATHQEIDHALEGLEKYIMTKLFDRTFAASPEDAAADAEVSERIGLLQRFVRPQHLDIPKVLHNEASWLLAVKELQKINSFKSPREKLLCVMSCCQVINNLLLNVSMSNDRTPSGADEFLPILIYITIKANPPHLHSNLKFVQLFRRETKLVSEVEYYLTNLISAKMFIVNVDGRSLSMEENEFQMHMETAKLGTQICAASLSSLQGSATSTRGLQKQTDTEV, from the exons aTGGAGAGCCCGTCCTCGGCGGTGGACTTCTACGGCTTCCTCGACCGCATgcgccgccccgccgccgccgccctcttccGCTCCATCAAGAG CTtcctcgcctccctctcgcccgacGAGCCCAGCGCCGAGGACGACGGCGCAAGGGTCCAGGCCTTCTACGCGGCGATGGAGGCGGCCTTCAGGGAGCACCCCCTCTGGGCCAACGCCACCCACCAAGAAATCGACCACGCGCTCGAG GGCCTCGAGAAGTACATCATGACCAAGCTCTTCGACCGCACCTTCGCGGCGTCGCCGGAGGACGCGGCCGCCGACGCGGAGGTCTCGGAGAGGATCGGCCTCCTGCAGCGGTTCGTCAGGCCTCAACACTTGGACATACCCAAGGTCCTGCACAACGAGGCCTCGTGGCTG CTTGCAGTTAAAGAGTTACAGAAGATCAATTCCTTCAAATCGCCACGGGAAAAGCTTCTATGTGTTATGAGCTGTTGCCAAGTCATCAACAACTTGCTGCTAAACGTGTCAATGTCAAATGACCGAACACCATCTGGGGCTGATGAGTTTCTTCCCATTCTCATTTATATTACTATAAAG GCCAATCCTCCTCATCTGCACTCAAATCTGAAGTTTGTTCAGCTTTTTAGAAGAGAAACGAAGCTTGTTTCTGAAGTGGAATACTATCTCACAAACCTCATTTCAGCAAAGATGTTTATAGTTAATGTTGATGGCCGCTCGCTATCCATGGAAGAGAATGAGTTTCAGATGCATATGGAAACTGCAAAACTAGGTACTCAAATATGTGCTGCAAGCCTTAGTAGTCTGCAAGGGTCGGCGACATCTACGAGGGGTCTACAAAAGCAAACTGATACAGAAG TTTAG